A window from Moritella yayanosii encodes these proteins:
- the iscU gene encoding Fe-S cluster assembly scaffold IscU gives MAYSEKVIDHYENPRNVGSFDKNDPSIATGMVGAPACGDVMKLQLKINDDGIIEDAKFKTYGCGSAIASSSLVTEWVKGKSIEQAGKITNMTIAEELELPPVKIHCSILAEDAIKAAIDDYKKKRVS, from the coding sequence ATGGCTTATAGCGAAAAAGTAATCGACCATTATGAAAACCCACGTAACGTAGGTTCATTTGATAAAAATGATCCATCTATCGCAACTGGTATGGTCGGCGCACCTGCTTGTGGTGACGTAATGAAGTTACAACTTAAAATTAATGATGACGGCATTATTGAAGATGCTAAATTCAAAACTTATGGTTGTGGTTCTGCGATAGCATCAAGTTCTTTAGTTACCGAATGGGTAAAAGGTAAGAGCATTGAGCAAGCGGGTAAGATCACCAATATGACTATTGCTGAAGAGCTAGAATTACCACCAGTGAAAATTCACTGTTCAATTCTTGCTGAAGATGCAATTAAAGCCGCAATTGATGATTACAAAAAGAAAAGAGTGTCTTAG
- a CDS encoding IscS subfamily cysteine desulfurase, translated as MKKPIYLDYSATTPVDPRVAEKMMQCLTMDGIFGNPASRSHRFGWQAEEAVDIARNQIADLVNADPREVVITSGATESNNLAIKGAAHFYKKKGKHIITSKIEHKSVLDTCRQLEREGYEVTYLDPTPEGLITVEILEAAIREDTIIVSIMHVNNEIGAINDIAALGELCRAKKVLFHVDAAQSAGKLPIDFSELKVDMLSVSAHKIYGPKGIGALYVQRKPRVRLEAQMHGGGHERGMRSGTLATHQIVGMGEAFRIAKEEMQQDTDHAEALRKRFWAGIADIEEVYLNGHAEQRIVSNLNVSFNFVEGESLMMALKDLAVSSGSACTSASLEPSYVLRALGLNDEMAHSSIRFSFGRFTTEEEVDYATSIIKDNISKLRDMSPLWEMFKDGVDLSTIEWDHH; from the coding sequence ATGAAAAAACCTATTTATTTGGATTATTCTGCCACTACGCCTGTAGATCCTCGTGTAGCAGAAAAAATGATGCAATGCTTAACGATGGATGGCATTTTTGGTAACCCTGCGTCTCGTTCACACCGTTTCGGCTGGCAAGCAGAAGAAGCAGTAGACATTGCTCGTAATCAAATTGCAGATTTAGTAAATGCAGACCCACGTGAAGTTGTAATCACTTCGGGTGCAACTGAATCAAACAACCTTGCTATTAAAGGTGCCGCGCATTTTTATAAGAAGAAAGGCAAGCACATCATCACAAGTAAAATTGAGCACAAATCTGTGCTGGATACTTGTCGCCAACTTGAGCGTGAAGGATACGAAGTAACTTATTTAGACCCTACACCTGAAGGTTTAATTACGGTTGAAATCCTTGAAGCTGCAATCCGTGAAGATACAATCATTGTTAGTATCATGCACGTGAATAACGAAATTGGTGCGATTAATGATATCGCTGCATTGGGTGAACTTTGTCGCGCTAAGAAAGTCTTATTCCATGTAGATGCTGCGCAAAGTGCGGGCAAATTACCAATCGATTTCTCAGAACTGAAAGTAGATATGTTATCAGTATCGGCGCATAAAATTTATGGCCCTAAAGGTATAGGTGCACTATACGTACAACGTAAACCGCGTGTCCGTCTTGAAGCGCAAATGCACGGTGGTGGTCATGAACGTGGTATGCGTAGTGGTACATTAGCAACTCACCAAATCGTGGGTATGGGTGAAGCTTTCCGCATTGCTAAAGAAGAAATGCAACAAGATACAGACCATGCGGAAGCATTACGTAAACGTTTCTGGGCTGGCATTGCCGATATCGAAGAAGTATATCTAAATGGCCACGCGGAACAACGTATCGTAAGTAACCTAAACGTAAGCTTTAACTTTGTTGAAGGTGAGTCATTAATGATGGCACTGAAAGACCTTGCGGTTTCTTCTGGCTCAGCTTGTACATCAGCAAGTTTAGAACCATCTTATGTACTACGTGCATTAGGTCTAAACGATGAAATGGCGCATAGTTCAATTCGTTTCTCATTCGGTCGCTTTACGACAGAAGAAGAAGTTGATTATGCAACCAGCATCATTAAAGACAACATCAGTAAACTACGTGACATGTCACCTCTATGGGAGATGTTTAAAGATGGTGTCGATTTAAGTACTATCGAGTGGGATCACCACTAA
- the iscA gene encoding iron-sulfur cluster assembly protein IscA → MAVTLSDSAAARVASYLEKRGKGAGLRLGVKTSGCSGLAYILEFVDAIDENDEVFVEKGVTVIVDKKSLVYLDGIELDFVKEGLNEGFEFNNPNMKGECGCGESFNV, encoded by the coding sequence ATGGCAGTTACTTTATCGGACTCTGCTGCTGCTCGCGTTGCTAGTTACCTTGAAAAACGTGGTAAAGGTGCCGGCTTACGCCTAGGTGTGAAAACATCGGGTTGTTCTGGCCTTGCTTATATCCTTGAGTTTGTTGACGCTATTGATGAAAACGATGAAGTTTTTGTTGAAAAAGGTGTTACCGTTATCGTGGATAAAAAAAGCCTCGTTTATCTTGACGGGATCGAGTTAGATTTCGTCAAAGAAGGCCTAAATGAAGGGTTTGAATTTAATAATCCTAACATGAAGGGTGAATGCGGCTGTGGTGAAAGCTTCAACGTGTAA
- the hscB gene encoding co-chaperone HscB produces the protein MNHFELFGLPVNFELDSAGLATTYRELQRTLHPDNFANNSERERLLSVQKSSQVNDAYSILKSPIQRAEYILAVCHEDIRGEQKTLQDPMFLMQQMELHERLEDIPHAADPEQEISELDDELTLSIKQYLQEFNELVSTEHYNDAANVVRKLKFVYKLQTQLSTLEDSLLDY, from the coding sequence ATGAACCATTTTGAGCTGTTTGGTTTACCCGTTAATTTTGAATTAGATAGTGCCGGTTTAGCAACAACATATCGAGAATTACAACGCACACTACACCCGGATAATTTTGCTAACAATAGTGAGCGAGAGCGCTTATTATCAGTGCAAAAATCATCGCAAGTTAATGATGCTTATTCAATTCTTAAGTCGCCAATTCAACGTGCAGAATACATCCTTGCCGTTTGCCATGAAGATATTCGTGGTGAGCAAAAGACATTACAAGATCCAATGTTTCTTATGCAGCAGATGGAACTACACGAGCGTCTTGAAGATATCCCACATGCCGCTGATCCTGAACAAGAAATTTCAGAACTTGATGATGAGTTAACCTTATCAATCAAACAATATTTGCAAGAATTTAATGAATTGGTCAGTACCGAACATTATAATGACGCGGCGAATGTGGTGCGTAAATTAAAGTTTGTTTATAAACTGCAAACACAATTAAGTACACTTGAAGATAGTTTACTTGATTATTAA